The genomic segment ATCGTCAATTCGATCCGGTCGTTCGGGAACGTCGCCCGTCAATTTTACAGGGTGTTGCGAACCTGTGGTCAGGCAGCAAGAACAGGAATATCCCGGACCCTGGCGCCGCGTATGTCGCGTCAGCCGAAGGCCGGGCAAGTAATTCGCGCAATCGCGATCATCTCAAGGCCGATGAATATGGGGTTCTTGTCGTGCATCGCATGGGACATAGCAGCACTTGCCGGGCGAATAAAGAGGTCTGCGGCAATTCGAGGCCGGTCCTTGTCAAAATGCAGGCTTTCTTTAACGGCTAGCAGCTAATGAAGAGGGAGTGTTGATCGTGAGGATTGAATGGCCGCCTATTTTTCAGAAGGGCGCTGGGCGACGACGGATCGCCTTATACCTGCCGGGCTGATGGCGATGGCGGCCTACCTGGCCGTGTTGGTCTTTTTCTTCGCCCCGACCGGACCGGCCGTGACGCCCGAGGGTGTTCCGATCAACGATTTCCTGTGTTTTTGGCTTGCGGGATCGGAAGTCGCTCGCGGCACGCCTTACGTGGCCTACGACAATGAGGCGTTTCTTGCCTTGCAAAGGCCGTATCTGGAACCTGGCGCTTTCTATCCGTTTTTCTATCCGCCGACATTCCTGCTGGTTCTGGCGCCCCTTGGTGCGATGGCTGCCATTCCGGCCTATATGGCATCGCAGGCCGTCAGTCTTGCTTTCGCGGGGGCTGTCGGCGCCCGGATCCTGCGCAGTTGGCACGGTGCGTTGCTCGTTGCAGCAATGCCCGCAACATTCAATTCCCTGTTTCATGGGCAGAATGCGCTGCTCTGTGCTGCACTTCTGGGCGCTGCCCTGGTCGCCCTCTCCGAACGCCGCGAGCTTCTCGCCGGAGTGTTTATCGGGTTGCTGACGATCAAACCGCAAATGGGCGTATTGATCCCGGTCGCTTTGCTGGCGGCCGGTTATTACAGGACGTTCTTCTCCGCCTCTGTCACCGCGATCGTTTTTGCGGCCGTCAGTTGGCTCGTACTCGGATCGGAAACATGGATGGCGTTCCTGCAACAGGCCGCGTTCACCGGCCAGGCAACCGATCAGGGCATGGCGGGTTTCCATAAGATGGCGTCTGTCTATGCATCGGCGCGTTTGCTCGGGCTCTCCGCGCCACTTGCTTATGCGGTGCAGGCAGTTGCGGCCGTAGCGGCAATCTGGCTGATCTGGAAAGTGTGGCGCACCTACGCTGCCTTCGCTCTGAAGGCGGCCGTTCTGGTGTCTGCCGGTTTCTTCGCCACACCCTATGTCCTGCCATATGACCTGGCCTCCCTGGCGATCGGCATTGCGTTTCTGGTGCAGGGCACAGGAGGCAAACAGGGCTTTTCCTACATGTGGACGCTGATTGCGATCGCGGTGCTGGTATCGGCCTCCTCACGCTACATCGGCGCGGTGTCCGGCATGCCGCTCGGCCTTCTGGCTCCGGC from the Roseibium sp. HPY-6 genome contains:
- a CDS encoding glycosyltransferase family 87 protein, producing the protein MAAYFSEGRWATTDRLIPAGLMAMAAYLAVLVFFFAPTGPAVTPEGVPINDFLCFWLAGSEVARGTPYVAYDNEAFLALQRPYLEPGAFYPFFYPPTFLLVLAPLGAMAAIPAYMASQAVSLAFAGAVGARILRSWHGALLVAAMPATFNSLFHGQNALLCAALLGAALVALSERRELLAGVFIGLLTIKPQMGVLIPVALLAAGYYRTFFSASVTAIVFAAVSWLVLGSETWMAFLQQAAFTGQATDQGMAGFHKMASVYASARLLGLSAPLAYAVQAVAAVAAIWLIWKVWRTYAAFALKAAVLVSAGFFATPYVLPYDLASLAIGIAFLVQGTGGKQGFSYMWTLIAIAVLVSASSRYIGAVSGMPLGLLAPAIVLFVSVRLVQQVPTGHERAVA